From Microcebus murinus isolate Inina chromosome 15, M.murinus_Inina_mat1.0, whole genome shotgun sequence, the proteins below share one genomic window:
- the FGB gene encoding fibrinogen beta chain, translating to MKHLSLLLLCIFVVKSQAVRSDDDDEGEDGSANVFVAARGHRPLDKNREEPLSLRPAPDPITGGGYRARPAKAAASQKKVERKAPDAGGCLHADPELGVLCPTGCQLQEALVQQERTVKNGIDELRTDMDSISQTSSSTFQHVSLLKDMWQKRQKQMKDNENVVNEYSSELEKHRLYIDETVNDNIPTNFRVLRSILENLRSKIQKLETDVSAQMEYCRTPCTVSCNVPVVSGKECEEIIRKGGETSEMYLIQPVSSGKPYRVYCDMNTDNGGWTVIQNRQDGSVDFGRKWDPYKQGFGNIATNEDSKKYCGLPGEYWLGNDKISQLTMMGPTELLIEMEDWKGDKVRAQYGGFTVQNEANKYQLSVSKYKGTAGNALMEGASQLVGENRTMTIHNGMFFSTYDRDNDGWLTSDPRKQCSKEDGGGWWYNRCHASNPNGRYYWDGQYTWDMAKHGTDDGIVWMNWKGSWYSMKKMSMKIRPFFPQQ from the exons ATGAAACATCTATCGTTGCTATTATTGTGTATTTTTGTAGTTAAGTCTCAAGCTGTCAGGAGTGACGACGATGATGag GGTGAAGATGGCTCAGCTAAT GTGTTTGTTGCTGCCCGTGGTCATCGACCCCTTGACAAGAACAGAGAAGAGCCTCTCAGCCTGAGACCTGCCCCAGATCCCATCACTGGAGGTGGCTATCGGGCTCGTCCAGCCAAAGCAGCAGCTTCCcaaaagaaagtggaaagaaaagcCCCAGATGCTGGAGGCTGTCTTCATGCTGACCCAGAGCTG ggGGTGTTGTGTCCCACAGGATGTCAGTTGCAAGAAGCTTTAGTACAACAGGAAAGAACAGTCAAAAACGGTATTGATGAGTTACGTACCGACATGGATTCGATTTCCCAGACCTCCTCCTCTACCTTTCAGCACGTGTCTCTGCTAAAAGACATGTGGCAAAAGAGGCAGAAGCAAATGAAAG atAATGAAAATGTAGTAAATGAGTATTCCTCAGAACTGGAAAAGCACCGATTATATATAGATGAGACGGTGAATGATAATATCCCAACTAACTTCCGTGTGCTACGTTCAATCCTGGAAAACCTGAgaagcaaaatacaaaaattagaaactGATGTCTCAGCTCAGATGGAATATTGCCGCACTCCATGCACTGTCAGTTGCAATGTCCCTGTGGTGTCTGGCAAAG AATGTGAGGAAATTATCAGGAAAGGAGGTGAAACATCTGAAATGTATCTCATTCAACCTGTCAGTTCTGGCAAACCATATAGAGTATACTGTGATATGAACACAGATAATGGAG GATGGACAGTAATTCAAAACCGTCAAGATGGTAGTGTTGACTTTGGCAGGAAATGGGACCCATATAAACAAGGATTTGGAAATATTGCAACCAATGAAGATAGCAAAAAATACTGTGGCCTACCAG gtGAGTATTGGCTTGGAAATGATAAAATCAGCCAGCTTACCATGATGGGACCCACAGAGCTTTTGATCGAAATGGAGGACTGGAAAGGAGATAAGGTGAGAGCTCAGTACGGGGGATTCACCGTGCAGAATGAGGCCAACAAGTACCAGCTCTCCGTGAGCAAATATAAAGGCACGGCCGGCAACGCCCTCATGGAGGGAGCTTCTCAACTGGTGGGAGAGAACAGAACCATGACCATCCACAACGGCATGTTCTTCAGCACGTACGACAGAGACAACGACGGCTG GCTAACTTCAGATCCCAGAAAACAGTGTTCTAAAGAGGACGGTGGTGGATGGTGGTATAATAGATGTCACGCATCCAATCCAAATGGCAGATACTACTGGGATGGACAGTACACCTGGGACATGGCAAAGCACGGCACAGACGATGGCATAGTATGGATGAATTGGAAGGGGTCATGGTATTCAATGAAGAAGATGAGTATGAAGATCAGGCCCTTCTTCCCACAGCAATAG